From Manihot esculenta cultivar AM560-2 chromosome 18, M.esculenta_v8, whole genome shotgun sequence:
aaataaaaataatttaaaaattatcattattttccaattctcacttatatatatatatatatatatagtatagattattaattaaaataataatatcattaaaaaataattttttaaaataaaaaaataaatgaatttataagataaataaaataaaatataaaaagtatattatatataaaaatttacatactattaaaaaaattaattctataTTAACTTTATTTAACTAACTAATTGATAATTAAAGAAACGTTtgtaaattagtaatttttattcataaattttgaaaaaattaagaaaatataaatatttttttaatttattctaatttAATTCAGAACTCCAAAAGCAAAACATAGTTTAGTTAaacattttgtttattttttgctttttattatatttaaagagaaaatatgacattttgtttatataaatatttaatttatgagatcgatttttgctttttttaacagaaatatattatttaccATAGTAGCAACTACCCAATTACTGATCTGTGTCATCTCGAGCGCTTGAAGAGTAAGCAAATCATAACTCTTTCAATCTTTTTAGCAGATCTGCCATCTGCGATGATGTTGGCCTGACTGGAGCTTCTCTTCCCGTTGTTCTTATTACTTGTTGCATAAAATTTGAAGCGGAAGTGATTGTCCTTCTCCAATCCTTACTGCACAATCTGAAAACGGGTTAGCTGCAAAGAGTGCTGGGTTTGGATTATGCTGGGGTTGCATTGCTGCTACTCATCTTTTCACCCTTTAATTTTACTGCATTACATTCCCTTGCTAACAAAGCCAGCaacaatattatttaaaatcttCATTTATCCAATTCACTCAAATTTTAAATTGCCAATTCTCCAATTCTCTTAAGTCTCTCATACCTCAATTCTATACTTTTAATTACTATGATTTTCAGATTAGCCATTCGGTTTTTATTGTAaccaatttatatataaataaacatGCAAGTTGTTTGAAAAACATAATCTACAAATAAAACTCGATGCTATTTTTCAATTGCAAGTCAAAGTAACTAGTTTAAagaataaacaaattaaaaatcttTCAACCTTTTATCAAGTCTGCCATCTGTAATGATATTGGCCTGATCGGAGCTTCTCTTCTTGTTGGTATGAGCGGTTTCTATCACTTGTTGCATAAATTCAGAATCGGTTGCTGCATACTGCAAACAGTGCTGGCTATGGATTGTGCTTTGGCTGCATTGGTACTCCTCATCTTTCGAAACATACATCAAGTGGACTCCACATCGTTTCACCTTTAATTTTACTACTTCCAGCTGCCTTGCTCCACCAGCACTGTACATATTGTGTTCTGCTTTGAATTCAAACTCCATCAAAAGCTCATTGACATTAGAAAATTTTTGTATGAGCCGAGTCTCGCTACAGTAATGGTTGTGCCAAAGGAACACATGATCTGATTCGATGGTGGTTTCCATACGCATACTTTCATGACTGATCTCAGGAGCCACAAACGGCAAGAACATTTCATTACCATCAGTATTTTTCAGATGAGATCCACATGTAAGCAACAAATGATCGAACTTGTTCATGGAAAGCGGAACCTCGAATTCTAGAACAACACAAAAGGCGAAACT
This genomic window contains:
- the LOC122722400 gene encoding protein SUPPRESSOR OF npr1-1, CONSTITUTIVE 1-like, which produces NPGFVLNNFSLLCHIRFTQGFRELSGGLLVGLPGREIPEWFSFENPGSSLAIVLPPCCVNALYISFAFCVVLEFEVPLSMNKFDHLLLTCGSHLKNTDGNEMFLPFVAPEISHESMRMETTIESDHVFLWHNHYCSETRLIQKFSNVNELLMEFEFKAEHNMYSAGGARQLEVVKLKVKRCGVHLMYVSKDEEYQCSQSTIHSQHCLQYAATDSEFMQQVIETAHTNKKRSSDQANIITDGRLDKRLKDF